A region of Mesoplodon densirostris isolate mMesDen1 chromosome 11, mMesDen1 primary haplotype, whole genome shotgun sequence DNA encodes the following proteins:
- the LOC132499557 gene encoding LOW QUALITY PROTEIN: cytochrome P450 2D14 (The sequence of the model RefSeq protein was modified relative to this genomic sequence to represent the inferred CDS: inserted 3 bases in 3 codons; substituted 2 bases at 2 genomic stop codons) produces MPALRPPSARPLASSLSRCPPVALHGHAPPPPPTPAAGPALHLDPSGPFREFKLVMATTRWKRAETKEAEPAASQVKVPSINASSLEVSDVVSSPLHTEAVMLLTGDTLATLAVAIFLLLVDQMHRHSRWAARYPPAPMPLPGLGNLLQVNFQDPLLSFSQLRHRFGDVFSLQQVWTPVVVLNGLAAVREALVHRSQDTSDRPPATVYEHLGYGPRSEGVILERYGKAWREQRRFSLSTLRNFGLGKKSLEQWVTEETXCLCAAFADQAGRPFSPNALLNKAVSNVIASLTFGSRFEYNDLRILKLLDILEDGLKEEVGFVRQVLEAIPVLLHIPGLAAKVFPGQRAFVALIDELVTEHRMTRDRAQPCRDLTDAFLDEAEKAKGNPKSSFSDENLRLVVSDLLSAGMVTTSTTLXLMTLHSDGQRRVQQETDEVIGQVRXPEMGDQALMPXTMAVVHEVQHFGDIIPLGLPHMRAHDIEVQGFLIPKGMTLITNMSSVLKDETIWKKPFHFHLEHFLDAQGRFVKQEAFIPFSAGHRSCLGEPLARMELFLFFTSLLQHFSFSVPAGQPXPSGHGVFTFLVTPSTYQLCALPR; encoded by the exons ATGCCCGCCCTCCGCCCGCCCTCCGCCCGCCCGCTAGCTTCCTCGCTCTCCCGCTGCCCGCCCGTGGCGCTCCACGgccacgccccccccccacccccaaccccggcTGCCGGGCCAGCCCTCCACCTGGATCCCAGCGGGCCGTTCCGCGA attcAAACTTGTCATGGCCACAACCAGGTGGAAACGGGCAGAAACCAAGGAAGCTGAGCCAGCAGCCAGCCAGGTGAAGGTCCCCAGCATCAATGCGAGCAGCCTCGAG GTGTCTGATGTGGTGAGCAGCCCACTGCACACTGAGGCAGTCATGCTGCTGACTGGGGATACACTGGCGACCCTGGCCGTGGCCATCTTCCTGCTCTTGGTGGACCAGATGCACCGGCACTCACGTTGGGCCGCACGCTACCCACCAGCTCCCATGCCACTGCCTGGGCTGGGTAACCTGCTGCAGGTGAACTTCCAGGACCCACTTCTCAGCTTTAGCCAG CTGCGGCACCGCTTCGGGGATGTGTTCAGCCTGCAGCAGGTCTGGACTCCCGTCGTCGTGCTAAATGGGCTGGCGGCTGTGCGAGAGGCGCTGGTGCACCGCAGCCAGGACACCTCCGACCGCCCACCTGCGACAGTCTACGAGCACCTGGGTTACGGGCCGCGCTCGGAAG GAGTGATCCTGGAGCGCTATGGGAAAGCCTGGCGCGAGCAGCGGCGCTTCTCCTTGTCCACCCTGCGCAACTTCGGCCTGGGCAAGAAGTCGCTGGAGCAGTGGGTGACCGAGGAGACCTAGTGCCTCTGTGCCGCCTTCGCCGATCAGGCCG GACGCCCCTTTAGCCCCAACGCCCTCCTGAACAAAGCGGTGAGCAACGTGATCGCCTCCTTGACCTTCGGGAGCCGCTTCGAGTACAACGACCTTCGCATCCTCAAGCTATTGGACATATTGGAGGATGGACTGAAGGAGGAGGTTGGCTTCGTGCGCCAG GTGCTGGAAGCAATCCCTGTGCTCCTGCATATCCCAGGGCTGGCTGCCAAGGTCTTCCCGGGGCAGAGGGCCTTCGTGGCCCTGATTGATGAGCTGGTCACCGAGCACAGGATGACCCGGGACCGGGCCCAGCCATGCCGAGACCTGACTGACGCCTTCTTGGACGAGGCGGagaag GCCAAGGGGAACCCCAAGAGCAGCTTCAGCGATGAGAACCTGCGGCTGGTGGTGTCTGACCTCTTGTCTGCTGGGATGGTCACCACCTCGACCACGC GCCTCATGACTCTGCACTCAGATGGGCAGC GACGTGTCCAACAGGAAACCGATGAGGTGATAGGGCAGGTGAGGTGACCAGAGATGGGGGACCAGGCCCTCATGC TCACCATGGCCGTGGTCCATGAGGTGCAGCACTTTGGGGACATCATCCCACTGGGCCTGCCCCACATGAGAGCCCATGACATCGAAGTTCAGGGCTTCCTCATCCCAAAG GGGATGACGCTCATCACCAACATGTCATCAGTGCTGAAGGACGAGACCATCTGGAAGAAGCCCTTCCACTTCCACCTGGAGCACTTCCTGGATGCCCAGGGCCGCTTCGTCAAGCAGGAGGCCTTCATACCCTTCTCAGCAG GCCACCGCTCGTGCCTTGGGGAGCCCCTCGCCCGCATGgagctcttcctcttcttcaccAGCCTCCTGCAGCACTTCAGCTTCTCAGTGCCCGCTGGGCAGC CCCCCAGTGGCCACGGTGTCTTTACCTTCCTGGTGACCCCATCCACCTACCAGCTCTGTGCTCTGCCCCGCTAG